The following nucleotide sequence is from Bacteroidales bacterium.
CCCTAAAATTGATTTTCAACGATTTATTTACCCCGCCCTTAAGGGAGTAAATCGTTGAAAATCATTGCTCCCGGAATTTATCCCGAGACTTCGGGAGGGTTGGGGCAAACAATGATTTTCAACATTAAGAGTTTTCTGGCAAGTACTAATTAATCTTTTGGAAGATAATGGGTGGAGATTTGTCAGGCAAAAAGGCAGTCATTGGTAAGACAAACATCCTGATATTCAGGGATTGGTAACAGTACCCGAACACAAGATGTCAGAGTATATTCCAAAAGGGATTGAAAATAGTGTTTTGAAATTGGCAAAACTTAAATAGCATGGAGCAATACCTCATATTATATGAGCAAAATGATCAGGGCCAATATGGCGCCTGGGCGCCCGACTTTCCGGGTTGTATCTCTTTTGGCGACACAATCGAGGAAGCAAAAAGCAATATCAAAGAAGCCATTGAACTGCATGTTGAAGGTCTTAAAGCAGAGAAGCTTCCGATACCAAAGCCGGCAACTTATTCCGACGTTCTTTCGGTGGCGGTTTAAACTGCAAACCCATCCGGCATTTTGATATTTCACTTTGGATTTAGTTGTTTTCAACAATTTTCGACAGATTTAAAAGTAAAAAGGTATTGGAATTGGAATGATGAAAATTTATCGGTTGACATTTTCCCAAATGCCACCTAAGGACATGTAACAATAGCCGTTTAATGATTATTTGTAGAATCCATTCGAAGGATATTTACCTGTTTTATAGCCTTCGGCAGTAATGCATTTGATTCGAAAAAAAAGAGCCGGTTTATGCAACCAGCTCTTGTTCAGGATATTGTTTTAAATTAAAGTGCTTTATTCAATCATCAGTTTTTTGGAGATCAGTCCGGTATTGGTTTCGATCAATAAAAAATAAATCCCTGATGAAAGATGACTTACATCAATCTGCTGGTTT
It contains:
- a CDS encoding type II toxin-antitoxin system HicB family antitoxin yields the protein MEQYLILYEQNDQGQYGAWAPDFPGCISFGDTIEEAKSNIKEAIELHVEGLKAEKLPIPKPATYSDVLSVAV